The Brassica oleracea var. oleracea cultivar TO1000 chromosome C6, BOL, whole genome shotgun sequence genome includes a region encoding these proteins:
- the LOC106299415 gene encoding cullin-1-like yields MMARTIDFAQGWRSMQIGITKLEKHVEGLPGHSLNSEQYINLYTTVYVMCTQKPPHDHAEKLYNKYREVVEEYTKSTVLPALRKTYDDEYMLLRVLLERCSIHKKMVRRLSRIFHYVDRYFVVRNSLLSLEEVGLACFVDMVYNTLQLRVREAVIAIVDKEREGDDTGIDRALLENVKDIYVEIGMGKMKRYEQDLESFMLEGTASYYSRKASRWIQEYSYFDYIRKSEECVKKEKKRVSHYLYASSEPKLVKIVEHELFVVYANKLLEKKHSEFREIAGGLEPITNIFKQHVEDTDGQDTAAIRKVIEVHDKYIVYVTKCLENQTIFHKSLKEAFKFFCSKAVSGSSLSDESLATICDRIIILKKWASEELSDEAIEKVVKFLAYISDDKDLFAEFYKKKLARRLLLNRDASDDHERGIITKLKQQFGGNFTYKMEGMVTDLTLSRQNQNSFDEYVANNPAAKPGIDLSVTLLTTSVWPSYKTFDVNLPSEMVKCVEIFKVFYETKHKRRKLTWLHSLETCHINGKFDQKPIDLIVSTHQAAVLLLFNTRDKLNYTDIQTQLNLRHEDLVWVLHSLSCAKYKVLIKEPATETVSKTDVFEVNSKFTSRTGGVKIPLSHVDERKKVVEYVNNDRRYAIEASIVRIMKGKKVLGHEQLVSECVKQLSGMFKPDVKAIKTRIEELIARDYLERDKMNPNMFRYLA; encoded by the coding sequence ATGATGGCCAGGACGATTGACTTTGCGCAAGGATGGAGAAGTATGCAGATTGGTATCACTAAGCTGGAAAAGCATGTGGAAGGACTTCCTGGGCACTCACTTAATAGTGAGCAATATATAAACCTTTACACGACTGTCTACGTTATGTGCACCCAGAAACCTCCTCATGATCACGCAGAGAAGCTTTACAACAAGTACCGTGAAGTAGTTGAGGAATATACTAAGTCGACAGTTTTGCCTGCTCTAAGGAAGACCTATGACGATGAATATATGTTGCTGCGAGTGCTTCTTGAAAGATGTTCTATCCATAAAAAGATGGTTAGACGCCTATCCAGGATCTTCCACTATGTTGACCGTTACTTCGTTGTTCGCAACTCACTCCTATCTCTAGAAGAAGTTGGATTAGCATGCTTCGTTGACATGGTTTATAACACGTTGCAACTCAGGGTCAGAGAAGCTGTGATAGCTATAGTTGATAAAGAACGAGAAGGTGATGATACTGGTATTGATAGGGCGTTACTTGAAAACGTTAAAGACATTTATGTAGAGATTGGAATGGGTAAGATGAAAAGATACGAACAAGATTTGGAGAGCTTCATGCTTGAAGGTACAGCGTCTTACTATTCTCGCAAGGCATCAAGATGGATTCAAGAATATTCTTACTTTGATTACATTCGGAAGTCTGAAGAATGTGTAAAGAAGGAGAAGAAGAGAGTGTCTCACTACCTTTACGCAAGCAGTGAGCCAAAGCTGGTTAAAATAGTAGAGCATGAGTTGTTTGTAGTGTATGCCAACAAGCTTCTTGAGAAAAAGCACTCAGAGTTCAGGGAAATTGCGGGAGGCTTGGAACCTATAACAAACATATTCAAGCAGCATGTTGAAGACACAGATGGTCAAGACACGGCTGCAATCAGAAAAGTGATTGAGGTACATGATAAGTACATAGTCTATGTCACAAAGTGTCTCGAGAATCAAACCATCTTTCACAAGTCCTTGAAAGAGGCATTTAAGTTTTTTTGTAGCAAAGCAGTGTCTGGAAGCTCTTTAAGTGATGAATCACTGGCAACAATTTGTGACAGAATTATAATTCTCAAGAAATGGGCAAGTGAGGAGCTGAGTGATGAAGCTATTGAGAAGGTGGTCAAGTTTCTTGCGTATATAAGTGATGACAAGGATCTTTTTGCAGAGTTTTACAAGAAGAAGCTGGCACGTAGGCTGCTATTGAATCGTGATGCTAGTGATGATCATGAGAGAGGAATCATTACAAAGCTCAAACAACAGTTTGGTGGGAATTTTACTTATAAGATGGAGGGAATGGTGACAGATTTGACATTGTCAAGACAAAACCAAAACAGCTTCGATGAGTATGTAGCCAATAACCCTGCTGCAAAACCAGGGATTGATTTGAGCGTCACTCTTCTTACAACTAGTGTTTGGCCAAGTTACAAAACGTTTGACGTGAATCTACCTAGTGAAATGGTCAAGTGTGTTGAAATTTTCAAAGTGTTTTATGAAACCAAACACAAACGTAGGAAACTTACTTGGCTCCACTCACTAGAAACTTGTCACATCAACGGAAAGTTCGATCAAAAGCCCATTGATTTGATCGTGTCGACTCACCAGGCTGCTGTGCTTCTGCTTTTTAACACAAGGGACAAACTGAACTACACTGACATCCAAACTCAACTGAACCTACGCCATGAAGATCTTGTGTGGGTGCTTCATTCCTTGTCATGTGCTAAATACAAGGTTCTTATCAAGGAGCCAGCCACAGAGACTGTCTCCAAGACTGATGTTTTTGAAGTCAACTCCAAATTTACCTCTAGAACGGGCGGAGTAAAGATTCCTCTCTCTCATGTTGATGAACGGAAGAAAGTTGTTGAATATGTTAATAACGACAGGCGCTATGCAATTGAGGCTTCTATTGTCAGGATCATGAAGGGCAAGAAAGTATTGGGACATGAACAACTTGTTTCTGAATGTGTCAAGCAACTTAGTGGGATGTTCAAGCCTGATGTTAAAGCGATTAAAACACGTATAGAGGAATTAATAGCAAGAGATTATTTGGAGAGGGACAAGATGAATCCTAACATGTTTAGGTACTTGGCTTAG